The Planococcus versutus genome contains a region encoding:
- a CDS encoding YpmA family protein has product MESKIEVISTVELAYQSDLYKVVDALNRTLKDKNLMFGLALDKENAEKAIFTIYKT; this is encoded by the coding sequence ATGGAGTCGAAAATTGAAGTGATTTCTACAGTAGAGCTTGCGTATCAATCTGATTTATATAAAGTAGTAGACGCCTTGAACCGCACGTTAAAAGACAAGAATTTAATGTTTGGACTAGCGCTCGATAAAGAAAATGCTGAAAAAGCGATTTTTACAATTTATAAAACATAG
- a CDS encoding YppE family protein, protein MTVRELSSTLYDECGKCLDRFYEMRELDAVPDFYEDVKPYADIWHGKINEWQTESLLYIQQERPKYVHKPQIDTAAEGMTQFFVQSFYKETSKKRFIQTIQAAQYTLQTLILAIDELSKLHD, encoded by the coding sequence ATGACAGTTAGAGAACTCTCTTCTACATTATATGATGAATGTGGAAAATGCTTGGATCGCTTTTACGAAATGCGTGAACTAGACGCGGTTCCTGATTTCTATGAAGATGTTAAACCATATGCAGATATTTGGCATGGTAAAATAAATGAATGGCAAACGGAATCATTGCTCTATATTCAACAAGAACGCCCAAAATATGTGCACAAACCGCAAATTGATACAGCGGCAGAAGGCATGACGCAGTTTTTTGTCCAAAGTTTTTATAAAGAGACGAGTAAAAAACGGTTTATCCAAACGATTCAAGCAGCACAATATACATTGCAAACATTGATCTTGGCCATAGATGAATTGAGCAAATTACATGATTAA
- the nth gene encoding endonuclease III: protein MMSKKEWLACLEEMDRMFPDAHCELVHRNPFDLLIATLLSAQCTDKLVNRVTADLFQKYREPKDYVAVSLEELQLDIRSIGLFRNKAKNIQALSWILINEHNSIVPADRDLLMTLPGVGRKTANVVVSVAFGIPALAVDTHVERVAKRLGLNRWKDNPLQVEETIMKKTPADDWSKTHHQIIFFGRYHCKSQNPGCHICPLFDRCREGQKREKKGLVKREIVTEIN, encoded by the coding sequence ATGATGTCAAAAAAAGAGTGGTTGGCGTGCCTCGAGGAAATGGACCGTATGTTTCCCGATGCGCATTGTGAATTGGTTCACCGTAATCCATTTGATTTATTGATTGCGACACTGTTGTCTGCACAATGTACTGATAAACTAGTGAATCGTGTGACGGCTGATTTGTTTCAAAAATACCGTGAACCAAAAGATTATGTAGCGGTATCGTTAGAAGAATTGCAATTGGATATTCGCTCTATTGGTTTGTTTCGAAATAAAGCAAAAAACATTCAAGCGCTCAGCTGGATTTTGATAAACGAACACAATAGCATCGTACCAGCTGACAGAGATTTATTAATGACGCTTCCAGGTGTCGGACGCAAAACAGCCAATGTGGTCGTTTCTGTAGCTTTTGGCATTCCAGCTCTAGCGGTAGACACACATGTTGAACGTGTTGCTAAACGTTTGGGCTTGAATCGTTGGAAAGATAATCCGCTTCAAGTGGAAGAAACCATCATGAAAAAAACCCCTGCAGACGATTGGTCAAAAACACATCATCAAATCATTTTCTTTGGTCGTTATCACTGTAAATCCCAAAATCCAGGGTGTCACATTTGTCCACTTTTCGATCGATGCCGTGAAGGTCAAAAACGTGAGAAAAAAGGACTTGTTAAACGTGAAATTGTCACAGAAATTAACTAA
- a CDS encoding penicillin-binding protein 1A — translation MNDKKVSREERRKAIERQKKTENKNKKKSPLFVWMKRIILAFVIIGLAGIVFGASLFVYYASSAPELDEELLRDPISPTIYAADGETEIPYITPENREYVNYKDIPKSMENAILATEDNRFYEHSGIDFIRLGGAVIANITGGFGSQGASTITQQVIKNSFLKNDKNLKRKAQEAYLAYKLEKKYDKKEIFEMYFNKILMSGNIYGFGTAAEYFYGKPLTELTLAESALLAGMPQSPNGYNPFTNPERAEERRNVVLSLMEQHKKITTEEKEQAQSAVLADSLVPEDQRQPQTASAEHTAFMEMMVEELEALEGDYSLDEGLTIYTTLEPYVQTKVNETMASDLFFDEKVESAMTVVNTKTGGISAVGAAREYTGDVRHNYAITKDRVVGSTVKPILGYGPAIEYLDWSTGNTVVDEPYSYDSGQEIRNVDGKFLGTMTIREALYRSRNIPAVKTLQEVGTENAEDFSKKLGLDFGDVFESSVLGSPDKNISTVEMAGAFAAFGNKGSFIEPHTIKKIVFRDGSTEQVVAPEPVQAMKDSTAYMVTDMLRDVVDVNLPGSTGKEASISGLDMAGKTGTSNYTENEFSEYNLDSSSAPDVWFAGYTTDYSISVWSGYPTRKTPIDTASNERLLAQRLFKDVMSEISSPETAQFEQPDSVTEQVIEVGSDPLKLASAFTPYSMRKSELFARGTEPNSVSQRYIVEDLATPTGLRANVSGNSAQLSWNSSESDVSFEVSVEVNGSRQVLTTSSSKSYTFNGLEDGNSYTFRVVAVNSTQRSDPASTVVRVAAAPEEPEEEPVEEPVEEPVEEPVEEPVEEPVEEPVEEPVEEESVEEPTEEEPADEPLVEEEPAVEKDPIDVPEDPTEEEESENPPANSSSNSGNENGNANDDGDGGKDEDTGNGKDSKDDNNN, via the coding sequence TTGAACGATAAAAAAGTATCGCGTGAAGAACGCCGAAAAGCAATCGAGCGCCAAAAGAAAACTGAAAATAAAAATAAGAAAAAGTCTCCTTTGTTTGTGTGGATGAAACGTATCATTCTTGCATTTGTTATTATCGGATTGGCAGGCATTGTATTTGGTGCTTCTCTCTTTGTATATTATGCAAGCAGCGCACCAGAACTAGATGAGGAACTTTTGCGCGATCCAATCAGTCCAACGATTTATGCAGCAGATGGTGAAACAGAAATTCCTTATATCACTCCTGAAAATCGTGAATATGTGAACTATAAAGATATTCCAAAATCGATGGAAAATGCGATTTTAGCAACAGAAGATAACCGCTTTTATGAGCATTCTGGAATCGACTTTATTCGTCTCGGCGGTGCTGTTATTGCCAACATAACCGGCGGTTTTGGTTCTCAAGGAGCTAGCACAATTACTCAACAAGTCATTAAAAACTCATTTTTAAAAAATGACAAAAACTTAAAACGCAAAGCACAAGAAGCTTATCTCGCTTATAAATTAGAAAAAAAATACGATAAAAAAGAAATCTTCGAAATGTATTTCAACAAAATTTTAATGTCAGGCAATATATACGGCTTTGGTACAGCAGCAGAGTATTTTTATGGGAAACCACTTACCGAGTTAACACTTGCAGAGTCAGCACTGCTTGCAGGTATGCCTCAAAGTCCAAATGGCTACAATCCATTTACAAATCCAGAACGAGCTGAAGAACGCCGCAATGTGGTGTTAAGTTTGATGGAGCAGCACAAGAAAATCACTACAGAAGAAAAAGAACAAGCACAATCAGCAGTACTTGCAGATTCGTTAGTTCCTGAAGATCAGCGTCAACCTCAAACAGCAAGTGCTGAACATACAGCGTTTATGGAGATGATGGTAGAAGAACTTGAAGCACTCGAAGGTGATTATTCGCTTGATGAAGGCTTAACTATTTATACGACATTAGAACCTTATGTTCAAACAAAAGTAAACGAAACAATGGCTTCTGATTTATTTTTTGATGAAAAAGTAGAATCTGCGATGACAGTCGTAAATACAAAAACTGGTGGTATCAGTGCCGTTGGCGCAGCACGTGAATACACGGGTGATGTTCGCCATAACTACGCAATTACTAAGGATCGAGTAGTAGGCTCAACAGTCAAACCAATTCTAGGCTATGGTCCAGCAATTGAATATTTAGACTGGTCAACAGGTAATACCGTTGTCGATGAACCTTATTCTTACGACAGTGGACAAGAAATTCGTAACGTTGATGGCAAATTCCTTGGCACAATGACAATTCGTGAAGCACTTTATCGCTCGCGAAATATTCCAGCGGTTAAAACCCTACAAGAAGTAGGTACTGAAAATGCTGAAGATTTTAGTAAAAAATTAGGATTGGATTTTGGAGATGTTTTTGAATCAAGTGTTCTTGGATCTCCTGATAAAAACATTTCCACAGTGGAAATGGCAGGCGCTTTTGCCGCTTTTGGCAATAAAGGCTCTTTTATAGAGCCACACACTATTAAGAAAATTGTTTTTCGTGATGGTTCAACTGAACAAGTTGTTGCCCCAGAACCAGTGCAAGCTATGAAAGACAGCACGGCATATATGGTAACGGATATGCTTAGAGACGTTGTAGATGTCAACTTACCTGGATCTACAGGTAAAGAAGCCTCCATTAGTGGATTGGATATGGCGGGTAAAACCGGTACTTCTAACTATACTGAAAATGAATTTTCAGAGTACAACTTGGATTCGAGTTCAGCACCGGATGTTTGGTTTGCAGGATACACAACCGATTATTCTATTTCTGTTTGGAGTGGTTACCCTACACGAAAGACACCCATTGACACAGCTTCAAATGAACGACTTCTTGCACAGCGCTTGTTTAAAGATGTGATGTCGGAGATTTCATCTCCAGAAACAGCTCAGTTTGAACAACCCGATTCGGTAACTGAACAAGTTATTGAAGTTGGTTCAGACCCATTAAAATTAGCAAGCGCATTTACACCGTATAGCATGAGAAAATCTGAACTATTCGCTCGTGGTACAGAACCAAATTCAGTCTCACAACGCTATATTGTTGAAGACTTAGCAACGCCTACTGGCTTAAGAGCAAATGTTTCAGGCAATTCAGCTCAATTGTCTTGGAATTCAAGTGAGAGCGATGTTTCATTTGAAGTATCCGTTGAAGTGAATGGCTCTAGACAAGTTCTTACTACTTCTTCAAGCAAGTCTTATACTTTCAATGGACTTGAAGATGGAAATAGTTATACTTTCCGTGTTGTAGCGGTTAATAGCACACAACGAAGTGATCCCGCTTCAACTGTAGTAAGAGTTGCGGCTGCTCCTGAAGAACCCGAAGAAGAACCGGTTGAAGAGCCAGTCGAAGAACCGGTTGAAGAGCCGGTCGAAGAACCGGTTGAAGAACCAGTCGAAGAACCGGTTGAAGAACCGGTCGAAGAAGAATCGGTTGAAGAACCTACTGAAGAAGAACCGGCTGATGAGCCTTTAGTGGAAGAAGAGCCGGCAGTTGAAAAAGATCCGATTGATGTACCTGAAGATCCAACTGAAGAAGAAGAAAGCGAAAACCCGCCTGCCAACAGCAGTAGTAATTCCGGAAATGAAAATGGCAATGCTAATGACGATGGTGATGGCGGTAAAGATGAAGATACTGGAAATGGTAAAGATAGCAAAGATGACAATAACAATTAA
- a CDS encoding pyridoxal phosphate-dependent aminotransferase, translating into MINLANRVQTLTPSTTLAITAKANELKAQGIDVIGLGAGEPDYNTPANILEAAYQSMLEGKTKYTPAGGLPALKEAIINKLQRDQQLNYSPKEVMVGIGAKHVLYTLFQVLLNEGDEVIIPIPYWVSYPEQVKLAQGVPVYIETTASQEYKISPQQLRESITDRTRAIILNTPSNPTGMIYSKKELEALAEICREFDILIVSDEIYEKLIYGDVKHTSIATLSEDARNRTILVNGVSKSHSMTGWRIGYAAGEASLIKAMTDLASHSTSNPVTTSQYAAIEAYNGPQDAVKEMRQAFEERLNVIFPKVQGIPGFTVLRPQGAFYLLPDVSEAAEKTGYSSVDDFATALLTEANVAVIPGSGFGAPSTIRLSYATSLDTLTEAVKRIHQFVTSKWQD; encoded by the coding sequence TTGATTAATTTAGCAAATCGTGTGCAAACGTTAACACCTTCTACAACTCTAGCAATCACTGCAAAAGCAAATGAATTAAAAGCTCAAGGAATCGATGTGATCGGTCTGGGTGCTGGCGAACCAGATTATAATACACCGGCGAATATTTTAGAAGCTGCTTATCAATCAATGCTAGAAGGCAAAACAAAATATACACCAGCAGGCGGCCTCCCAGCATTAAAAGAAGCTATCATCAATAAATTACAAAGAGACCAACAGTTGAACTATTCGCCAAAAGAAGTAATGGTGGGTATTGGCGCAAAGCACGTGCTCTACACTTTGTTTCAGGTTTTACTTAATGAAGGTGATGAAGTCATCATTCCGATTCCATATTGGGTTAGCTACCCTGAACAAGTAAAATTGGCACAAGGTGTTCCAGTATACATAGAAACGACTGCCAGCCAGGAATACAAGATTTCTCCTCAGCAGTTAAGAGAATCTATTACAGACCGGACAAGAGCAATCATTCTCAACACACCGAGTAACCCAACGGGCATGATTTATTCAAAAAAAGAATTAGAAGCACTGGCAGAAATCTGTCGTGAATTTGACATTTTAATTGTTTCGGATGAAATTTATGAAAAGTTAATATATGGAGATGTCAAACATACCTCTATAGCAACTCTTTCAGAAGATGCAAGAAATCGTACTATTTTAGTTAATGGTGTATCGAAATCGCATTCAATGACGGGATGGCGTATTGGTTATGCAGCGGGTGAGGCTAGTTTAATAAAAGCTATGACAGATTTAGCTAGTCATTCCACATCAAATCCGGTAACAACTTCACAATATGCAGCCATAGAAGCTTATAATGGACCACAGGATGCAGTAAAAGAAATGCGTCAAGCATTTGAAGAGCGTTTGAATGTGATTTTTCCAAAAGTCCAAGGGATTCCAGGCTTTACAGTGCTGCGACCACAAGGTGCATTTTATTTACTGCCAGATGTTTCAGAAGCAGCAGAAAAAACAGGTTATTCGTCCGTTGATGATTTTGCAACAGCGCTATTGACAGAAGCGAACGTTGCAGTTATCCCAGGTTCAGGTTTTGGTGCACCTTCGACGATTCGTTTATCTTATGCAACGTCTTTAGACACGTTGACAGAAGCTGTAAAACGTATTCACCAATTTGTAACATCGAAATGGCAAGACTAA
- a CDS encoding DUF5590 domain-containing protein produces MRQWITFILGFLSFLAVVIIILVLFLGNKPYSEIEEYAIDRAKSEQLIEEVERAYVYTNAKASVTVLGTTSKGELTAVFVPVGDEKMQTLSLVDKITAQQARELVLEEMDVQKILHTKLGMESEEPVWEVAFVDEKDTLNYVYLSANDGQWRKRILNL; encoded by the coding sequence ATGAGACAATGGATTACGTTCATACTCGGATTTTTGTCCTTTTTAGCAGTAGTTATCATTATTTTGGTTTTATTTCTTGGCAATAAGCCTTATTCTGAAATAGAAGAATACGCAATCGATCGCGCAAAAAGTGAACAGTTAATTGAGGAAGTAGAACGAGCATATGTATATACAAACGCAAAAGCATCCGTGACAGTTTTGGGAACAACAAGTAAGGGCGAGTTAACAGCTGTGTTTGTTCCAGTAGGTGATGAAAAGATGCAGACGCTTTCTTTAGTCGACAAAATCACAGCCCAACAAGCACGTGAACTTGTTCTTGAAGAAATGGATGTTCAAAAAATACTGCATACGAAACTGGGTATGGAAAGCGAAGAACCTGTTTGGGAAGTTGCTTTTGTTGATGAAAAAGACACTTTAAATTATGTCTATTTATCAGCAAATGACGGTCAATGGCGAAAACGTATTTTGAACTTGTGA
- a CDS encoding DnaD domain-containing protein has product MKQPNRLQTWIEQGNVTISQLFFQFYKELKITDEEAMLLMHIQSFQQAGNQFPTPDEVGARMMTSQKSVTTMLQKLMQQGYLAIEQTTENDILTEIISLQPLWDRLLDCVYEEQIETKENNQKEIEGEIFQMFEQEFGRFLSPMEIEMISMWMDQDGHTPEVIRMALKEAVISQKISLRYVDRILFEWKKKNITTSTQVNKHASLFRDKNIRVQPTENVVKKVQFYNWLEDRN; this is encoded by the coding sequence ATGAAACAACCTAATCGATTACAAACGTGGATTGAGCAGGGGAATGTTACCATTTCCCAGCTTTTTTTTCAGTTTTATAAAGAACTGAAGATTACAGATGAAGAAGCGATGTTGCTCATGCACATTCAATCCTTTCAACAAGCAGGAAATCAATTTCCAACACCTGATGAAGTGGGTGCACGCATGATGACATCTCAAAAAAGTGTCACCACCATGCTTCAAAAACTGATGCAACAAGGTTATTTAGCTATTGAACAAACAACTGAAAATGATATCTTGACTGAAATCATTTCTTTACAACCTTTATGGGATCGCCTACTGGACTGTGTCTACGAAGAGCAAATTGAAACAAAAGAAAACAACCAAAAAGAGATAGAAGGAGAAATATTCCAAATGTTTGAACAGGAATTCGGACGCTTCTTATCTCCGATGGAAATTGAAATGATTTCGATGTGGATGGACCAAGATGGTCATACGCCAGAAGTTATTCGAATGGCTTTAAAAGAAGCAGTCATTTCACAAAAAATTAGTTTGCGTTATGTGGACCGCATTTTATTTGAGTGGAAAAAGAAAAACATTACCACTTCAACGCAAGTCAACAAGCACGCTAGTCTTTTTAGAGATAAAAATATTCGGGTTCAGCCGACTGAAAACGTAGTGAAAAAAGTTCAATTTTACAATTGGCTGGAAGACCGCAATTAG
- the recU gene encoding Holliday junction resolvase RecU has product MAINYPNGKKFIPPKDLSTKETVTKKKKKDFSFSNRGKTLEDELNETNDYYLQLGLAVIHKKPVPLQIVKVEYPSRSAAVIREAYFQAPSTTDYNGVWKGRYIDFEAKETENKTSFPLKNIHDHQIQHMSQVVKQNGTAFMIIRFSSWQRYFIMPFNELEVFWNRMIRGGRKSITLQEIEETSFEITPGAFPRIHYLPLLENL; this is encoded by the coding sequence ATGGCAATCAATTATCCGAACGGGAAAAAATTCATTCCGCCGAAAGATTTGTCTACAAAAGAAACGGTGACTAAAAAAAAGAAGAAAGACTTTTCTTTCAGTAACCGCGGCAAAACGTTAGAAGATGAATTGAATGAAACAAATGATTACTATCTTCAACTTGGATTAGCTGTTATTCATAAAAAGCCTGTACCGCTTCAAATTGTTAAAGTCGAATATCCATCGAGAAGTGCCGCTGTAATTCGAGAAGCTTATTTTCAAGCTCCTTCTACAACAGATTATAATGGTGTGTGGAAAGGTCGATACATTGACTTTGAGGCAAAAGAAACGGAAAATAAAACTTCCTTTCCGTTAAAAAACATTCATGACCACCAAATTCAACACATGTCCCAAGTCGTCAAACAAAACGGTACGGCGTTTATGATTATCCGCTTTTCATCTTGGCAACGTTATTTTATTATGCCTTTTAACGAACTTGAAGTTTTTTGGAATCGCATGATAAGAGGCGGTAGAAAATCGATCACTTTGCAGGAAATAGAAGAAACTTCATTTGAAATAACACCTGGAGCTTTTCCACGTATTCACTACTTGCCTCTTTTAGAGAATTTATAA
- a CDS encoding YpoC family protein, which translates to MKLSQKLTKEQTDPYFLEWARLSAELAYLHERRDKATGQAMQSSIKMFEQLLLHCRSALQDDEFEPLNGSERLSFIKSSARTYAAYRQLDELFSELKKILARKRIEFNQQSE; encoded by the coding sequence GTGAAATTGTCACAGAAATTAACTAAAGAGCAGACAGATCCTTATTTTTTAGAATGGGCTCGACTCTCAGCTGAACTAGCCTATTTGCATGAACGACGTGATAAAGCGACAGGACAAGCTATGCAGTCAAGTATTAAAATGTTTGAGCAGCTGTTGTTACATTGTCGCTCGGCTTTACAAGATGATGAATTTGAACCATTAAACGGTTCAGAACGATTGTCTTTTATAAAATCCTCGGCTAGAACATATGCCGCTTATCGTCAATTAGATGAATTGTTTTCTGAGTTGAAAAAAATTCTTGCGAGAAAGCGCATTGAATTCAACCAACAGAGCGAATAA
- the asnS gene encoding asparagine--tRNA ligase, which produces MKKITIAEMAKHNGQTVKLGAWIANKRSSGKIAFLQLRDGSGFVQGVVVKAEVGDELFATAKGLTQETSVYVTGEVKEDERSAFGYELAVTGIEVIHEAKDFPITPKEHGTEFLMDNRHLWLRSRRQHAIMKIRNEIIRSTYEFFNDNGFVKVDPPILTGSSPEGTSELFATKYFDEDAYLSQSGQLYMEAAAMALGKVFSFGPTFRAEKSKTRRHLIEFWMIEPEMAFIEHAESLEVQEQYVSHIVQSVLKNCKLELERLERDVSKLEKIKAPFPRVSYDDAITWLNANGFDDIKWGEDFGAPHETALAESYDMPIFITNYPIGIKPFYMQPHPERDDVVLCADMIAPEGYGEIIGGSERIHNYELMKQRIQEHNLDEDAYAWYLDLSKYGAVPHSGFGLGLERTVAWISGVEHIRESIPFPRLLNRLYP; this is translated from the coding sequence ATGAAAAAAATTACCATTGCCGAAATGGCTAAACATAACGGACAAACAGTTAAACTAGGAGCTTGGATTGCTAACAAACGTTCAAGCGGGAAAATTGCATTTTTACAGTTGCGTGACGGTTCAGGATTTGTGCAAGGCGTAGTTGTCAAAGCAGAAGTTGGCGACGAACTATTCGCTACAGCAAAAGGCTTAACACAAGAAACTTCTGTTTATGTAACTGGAGAAGTAAAAGAAGACGAACGCTCTGCTTTTGGCTATGAGTTAGCTGTAACAGGCATTGAAGTGATTCACGAAGCAAAGGATTTCCCAATTACACCAAAAGAACATGGAACTGAATTCTTAATGGACAATCGGCATCTTTGGTTACGTTCACGCAGACAGCATGCCATTATGAAAATTCGCAATGAAATTATTCGATCAACTTATGAGTTTTTCAATGATAATGGCTTTGTTAAAGTAGATCCACCAATTTTGACAGGCTCTTCTCCAGAAGGCACATCAGAATTATTTGCCACAAAGTATTTTGATGAAGATGCTTACTTGTCTCAGTCTGGTCAGTTATACATGGAAGCTGCTGCAATGGCACTCGGAAAAGTATTTTCATTTGGACCGACATTCCGTGCAGAAAAATCAAAAACTCGTCGTCACTTAATCGAATTTTGGATGATTGAACCGGAAATGGCCTTTATTGAGCATGCAGAAAGTCTTGAAGTACAAGAGCAATACGTTTCTCATATCGTTCAGTCTGTTTTGAAAAACTGCAAACTGGAATTGGAGCGTCTTGAAAGAGATGTATCGAAACTTGAAAAAATAAAAGCACCATTTCCACGGGTTTCTTATGATGATGCGATTACATGGTTGAACGCTAATGGCTTTGACGATATTAAATGGGGCGAAGATTTTGGTGCGCCACATGAAACGGCATTAGCTGAAAGCTATGATATGCCAATATTTATCACCAATTATCCAATTGGTATAAAGCCATTTTACATGCAGCCACATCCAGAGCGTGATGATGTTGTGTTGTGCGCAGACATGATTGCACCAGAAGGTTATGGAGAAATTATCGGTGGTTCTGAACGTATTCACAATTATGAATTGATGAAACAACGCATTCAAGAACACAATTTGGATGAAGATGCATATGCTTGGTATTTAGACTTAAGTAAATACGGAGCCGTTCCGCATTCTGGATTTGGATTAGGTCTAGAACGCACGGTAGCTTGGATTAGTGGCGTGGAGCACATTAGAGAATCAATTCCATTCCCACGTCTATTAAACCGTCTCTATCCTTAA